From a region of the Panicum virgatum strain AP13 chromosome 2K, P.virgatum_v5, whole genome shotgun sequence genome:
- the LOC120696121 gene encoding uncharacterized protein LOC120696121, translating into MSMEGIIPFVCGAIKKRRLAKKAVDYERLSSAGAPPTSGQEGRFAGGAYRCRSQSCRFAADSPAGVLGFSRGEGDRALPEGTRDEPLPPAVDDGWRGLSRSRRFSSMRLFACVRGA; encoded by the coding sequence ATGAGCATGGAGGGGATTATCCCGTTCGTCTGCGGCGCAATCAAGAAGCGGAGGCTGGCGAAGAAGGCGGTGGACTACGAGCGCCTCTCCTCCGCCGGCGCTCCTCCGACGTCGGGGCAGGAGGGGcgcttcgccggcggcgcctaCCGTTGCCGGAGTCAGAGCTGCCGGTTCGCCGCGGATTCGCCTGCCGGCGTGCTCGGTTTCTCCCGCGGCGAGGGTGACCGAGCACTGCCTGAGGGCACCCGGGACGAGCCGCTCCCGCCGGCGGTCGACGACGGGTGGCGCGGCCTGTCCAGGTCCCGGAGGTTCAGCAGCATGCGCCTGTTTGCGTGCGTCAGAGGCGCGTAG
- the LOC120696122 gene encoding transcription factor MYC2-like, which translates to MDEEHLSPSYSSRPAPLSFSEAASCTILELPSFEVPEQWLLADAAAAGGNENHDVGAYYLGETPTPAPAGSVLSPADSELSKLPLPSPSAPAPAPAKRRGRKPGPRPVAGTAAASHVESERQRREKLNRRFCELRAAVPTVSRMDKASLLADAARYIAELRARVARLEADARQHHAAVARWEPASAGGDADAAAVGGELYVRKVGRDAAVVRVTSGARHAPAWLMGALRSLELQVQHACVSCAHGVTTQDVLVNLPAGAAALQDHDGLRGALLQKLEDSG; encoded by the coding sequence ATGGATGAGGAGCATCTCTCCCCATCCTACTCCTCCAGACCCGCGCCTCTCTCCTTCTCCGAGGCGGCGTCATGCACGATTCTCGAGCTACCGTCCTTCGAAGTCCCGGAGCAGTGGCTGCTGGCcgatgccgcggcggcgggcggcaacGAGAACCATGACGTTGGCGCCTACTACCTGGGGgagacgccgacgccggcgcccgcggGCAGCGTGCTCTCCCCGGCAGACTCGGAGCTCTCCAAGCTGCCCCTCCCGAGCCCctcggcaccggcaccggcgccggcgaagcGGCGGGGCCGGAAGCCCGGGCCGCGCCCCGTCGCGGGGACCGCGGCCGCCAGCCACGTGGAGTCCGAGCGGCAACGCCGCGAGAAGCTGAACCGCCGGTTCtgcgagctccgcgccgccgtgcccaccGTGTCGCGCATGGACAAGGCCTCCCTGCTCGCCGACGCGGCGCGGTACATCGCCGAGCTCCGCGCCCGCGTGGCGCGGCTCGAGGCCGACGCGAGGCAGCAccacgccgccgtggcgaggTGGGAGCCGGCCAGCGCCGGCGGAGACGCGGACGCGGCGGCCGTCGGCGGGGAGTTGTACGTGCGGAAGGTGGGGCGCGACGCGGCCGTGGTGCGCGTGACGAGCGGCGCGCGCCACGCGCCGGCGTGGCTGATGGGCGCTCTCCGGTCGCTGGAGCTGCAGGTGCAGCACGCCTGCGTGAGCTGCGCGCACGGCGTGACCACGCAGGACGTGCTCGTGAAcctgcccgccggcgccgccgcgctgcagGACCACGACGGCCTGCGCGGGGCGCTGCTCCAGAAGCTGGAGGACAGCGGCTAA